A single region of the Flavobacteriales bacterium genome encodes:
- a CDS encoding GtrA family protein — protein MALYQTSKEITKFTISGIIAVMVDFFVYYTFSNVFGNADSKLSGPIHYADIYKGLGFIAGTFVTYNINKYWTWRQTDKNKKRLANFFMLYLISFVVNIGINAWGLSFFKDNEIALLWTSFNGEVHKFFPFKTDRLFAFILATGVTSVVNFVGQKLWIFKDSTSAEDDLE, from the coding sequence ATGGCACTTTATCAAACAAGTAAAGAAATTACAAAATTTACCATTAGTGGCATCATAGCTGTAATGGTTGACTTTTTTGTATATTACACATTTAGCAATGTGTTTGGTAATGCCGATTCCAAATTGTCAGGGCCAATTCACTATGCCGATATTTACAAAGGTTTAGGTTTCATTGCCGGAACTTTTGTTACCTACAACATCAATAAATACTGGACGTGGCGACAAACGGACAAAAATAAAAAGAGGCTTGCCAATTTTTTTATGTTATATCTCATCTCGTTTGTTGTAAACATTGGCATTAATGCCTGGGGTTTGAGCTTTTTTAAGGATAACGAAATTGCCTTACTTTGGACGAGTTTTAATGGCGAAGTACACAAATTTTTCCCATTTAAAACGGATAGGCTTTTTGCATTTATTTTGGCAACCGGAGTAACCAGTGTGGTAAATTTTGTCGGGCAGAAACTGTGGATTTTTAAAGATTCTACCAGTGCTGAGGACGATTTAGAATAG
- the guaB gene encoding IMP dehydrogenase — MSDFSNPKVSYQGLTFDDVLVLPRYSEVLPRDVNTKTRLTKKLFINIPIVSAAMDTVTESRLAIAIAREGGIGIIHKNMSIEQQAAEVKKVKRSESGMIKDPITLQGTATLKEALTIMKDNRIGGIPVVNEAGVLKGIITNRDLRFEKDLSKPISLVMTSENLVTTTEDTDLTKAKDILQQHKIEKLPVVDNNGVLKGLITFKDIEKVKNHPSSAKDKYGRLLVGAAVGITSDTIERVTQLVEEEVDVITLDTAHGHSKGVVDELKKIKSHFPNLQVIVGNVATADAAEMLAKAGADAIKVGVGPGSICTTRIIAGIGVPQLSAIMQCAEVAKKYDVPIIADGGIRYSGDLVKAVVGGADCIMAGSLFAGTEEAPGETSFYEGRKVKSYRGMGSIEAMKKGSSDRYFQDAEAEIAKLVPEGIVGSVPYKGSLSEVIYQYVGGLRAGMGYCGAKTIDELKTATFTQITGSGIRESHPHDITITKEAPNYSR; from the coding sequence ATGTCTGATTTTTCAAATCCCAAAGTTTCTTATCAAGGTTTAACTTTTGACGATGTTCTTGTTTTGCCCCGCTATTCGGAGGTGTTGCCAAGAGATGTAAATACTAAAACCCGACTAACAAAAAAACTCTTCATAAACATTCCCATCGTTTCGGCGGCCATGGATACGGTAACTGAAAGTAGGCTGGCAATTGCTATTGCACGCGAAGGCGGCATTGGCATCATTCATAAAAATATGAGTATAGAACAGCAAGCAGCCGAAGTGAAAAAAGTGAAACGCTCGGAAAGCGGAATGATAAAAGACCCCATTACCTTGCAGGGAACCGCCACACTGAAAGAAGCCCTTACCATTATGAAAGACAATAGAATTGGTGGCATTCCGGTGGTGAATGAGGCAGGGGTTTTAAAAGGGATTATTACCAATAGAGATTTGCGGTTTGAAAAAGATTTGTCAAAGCCAATTTCTTTAGTAATGACCAGTGAGAACTTAGTGACAACTACGGAAGACACAGACCTAACAAAAGCCAAAGACATCCTTCAACAACATAAAATAGAAAAACTACCTGTTGTTGATAATAATGGGGTTTTAAAAGGTTTAATCACGTTTAAAGACATTGAAAAAGTAAAAAATCACCCATCTTCTGCCAAAGACAAATATGGTAGATTGTTGGTTGGAGCAGCGGTTGGAATAACTTCTGATACCATTGAACGTGTTACCCAGTTGGTAGAGGAAGAAGTGGATGTTATTACGCTCGATACCGCACACGGACACTCAAAAGGTGTGGTGGACGAATTGAAAAAAATAAAATCTCATTTCCCCAATTTGCAGGTAATAGTGGGTAATGTGGCCACTGCTGATGCTGCCGAAATGCTGGCCAAAGCGGGAGCCGATGCAATTAAAGTTGGGGTTGGACCCGGTTCTATTTGCACCACCCGAATCATTGCAGGTATTGGTGTTCCACAACTTTCGGCTATTATGCAGTGTGCAGAGGTAGCAAAAAAATACGACGTACCGATTATTGCCGATGGTGGAATACGCTATAGCGGAGATTTAGTAAAGGCCGTGGTAGGAGGTGCTGATTGCATTATGGCAGGCTCATTGTTTGCCGGCACCGAAGAAGCACCGGGCGAAACGAGCTTTTATGAGGGTAGAAAAGTTAAATCATATCGCGGTATGGGTAGCATTGAGGCCATGAAAAAAGGAAGTAGTGATCGATACTTTCAGGATGCGGAAGCCGAAATTGCCAAATTGGTTCCTGAGGGAATTGTAGGTTCAGTGCCTTACAAAGGAAGTTTATCGGAAGTAATATACCAATATGTTGGTGGGCTGCGAGCTGGAATGGGCTATTGCGGTGCAAAAACAATTGATGAACTTAAAACGGCTACCTTCACCCAAATAACCGGAAGTGGTATCAGAGAGAGCCACCCTCACGACATTACCATCACCAAAGAAGCTCCAAATTATAGTAGGTAA
- a CDS encoding PKD domain-containing protein, which yields MKRVLLLIFISTISFLAVAQCTIIPFSLTKKIGMSDLVVDGKVIDQQSFWNSEHTYIYTKNTIEVSGIFKGNISSNYIEVITRGGVVGMDALVVEPALNLEMNDIGLFLLKGSNIKPTIQSVSNEVYAPVASIQSFIKYNLMENVAYGYFETYSGISSNLANEVQKITETEYKQIKKNTLDLIIKPLAAPVVNGLDKDTVEAGIGNLLTITGSNFGVIKGNGYVEFLDPNFGDGRYYPLYYPTSYKSWSNSKIEVYIPPRAGTGKIRVVNNSSETGTSNQTIYVKYAHSNAVYKGGSGVDSGFFQTRLINLSGNGGYRWQFTDNFSQKTTAVNAFYRALETWRCGTGMNWDVGNNTSASGVAKDNVNIVQFTVLDAGVLGVCSSWYNGCISGGNVFYYVSELDISFDSTRNWYFGDVKPGVSQYDFETVATHELGHGHQLTHVIDKTKIMHYSLTNGDRNTTLHEHDIEGGGYVRDQSMANAVCGNSKFVPINYQNCNITKPKADFTINIVSPCPGTNVRFTDASEGKVNTYAWSFGSGASTASATTVGPHTLNYDSKGERTIKLIVTNDFGSDTASKTITVQPGTPEIPVIATTDTACLGQNFYYVGKVEDASSYLWTLGSGGTVVGGSTDTVLRINWNQTGSHLISVVAKNSCGTSAAATRNVDVIEPAVSDFSWSNSGLTVSFVNLSTNYNSTKWFYGNGDSSMLGNNDYKYAKRGKFTVSLNASNVCSDSTIKKEIEIDFGASIANGQLDKFQIVPNPVSGYFLLKSEARILEIEVFDELGKKVFKCEEYQNQSIETKSWNAGIYVLRIISEEGIHNLKLVVE from the coding sequence ATGAAGAGAGTTTTACTATTGATTTTTATTTCTACCATTTCGTTTTTGGCCGTTGCTCAATGCACAATCATTCCCTTTAGCCTGACAAAAAAAATTGGTATGTCAGACTTAGTGGTTGACGGAAAAGTGATTGACCAACAAAGTTTTTGGAATAGTGAACACACCTATATTTATACAAAAAATACCATTGAAGTTTCTGGAATATTTAAAGGAAATATCTCTTCAAATTACATTGAAGTAATAACACGTGGCGGGGTTGTAGGGATGGATGCATTGGTGGTGGAGCCCGCATTGAATCTCGAAATGAATGATATTGGGCTGTTTTTGCTCAAGGGGTCAAATATTAAACCGACTATCCAGTCTGTATCAAACGAAGTATATGCTCCGGTAGCCAGTATTCAGTCGTTTATAAAATACAATTTGATGGAAAATGTGGCCTACGGATATTTTGAAACATATTCTGGAATAAGCTCAAACCTGGCTAATGAGGTACAAAAAATAACGGAAACCGAATACAAACAAATAAAGAAAAATACACTGGATTTAATTATTAAACCATTGGCCGCACCTGTGGTAAATGGATTGGATAAGGATACAGTAGAAGCAGGAATAGGTAATTTATTGACCATTACAGGAAGCAATTTTGGAGTAATAAAAGGGAATGGATATGTAGAGTTCTTAGACCCAAATTTTGGAGATGGCCGATATTATCCGTTGTATTATCCAACTTCATACAAATCGTGGTCGAATAGTAAAATTGAGGTGTATATACCTCCACGTGCCGGAACCGGTAAAATTAGAGTTGTAAACAATAGCAGCGAAACCGGAACTTCAAATCAAACAATTTATGTAAAATATGCCCATTCAAATGCGGTATATAAAGGTGGTTCGGGCGTCGATTCGGGCTTTTTTCAAACACGGCTCATCAACCTCAGTGGTAATGGAGGCTATAGATGGCAGTTTACAGACAATTTTTCACAAAAAACCACAGCAGTAAATGCGTTTTATAGAGCATTAGAAACATGGAGATGTGGAACAGGTATGAATTGGGATGTTGGCAACAACACATCTGCTTCGGGTGTTGCAAAGGACAACGTGAACATCGTCCAATTTACGGTGTTGGATGCTGGGGTTTTGGGCGTGTGCAGCAGTTGGTATAATGGCTGCATATCCGGTGGAAATGTGTTTTATTATGTTTCCGAATTGGATATTTCATTCGACTCTACTCGAAATTGGTATTTTGGCGATGTAAAACCCGGCGTTTCTCAATATGATTTTGAGACCGTAGCAACACACGAATTGGGGCATGGCCATCAATTGACACACGTCATTGACAAGACTAAAATAATGCACTATTCGCTTACTAATGGCGATAGAAATACCACTTTGCACGAGCATGATATTGAAGGCGGTGGCTACGTGCGAGATCAGAGCATGGCAAATGCAGTATGCGGAAATAGCAAATTTGTTCCAATAAATTATCAAAATTGTAATATTACCAAGCCAAAGGCTGATTTTACAATAAATATAGTCAGTCCCTGTCCCGGCACGAATGTAAGGTTTACAGATGCTTCGGAAGGAAAGGTTAATACCTATGCTTGGAGTTTTGGAAGTGGAGCTTCAACTGCATCAGCTACAACGGTTGGTCCTCATACTCTGAATTACGATTCAAAAGGGGAGAGAACCATAAAACTTATTGTTACCAATGATTTTGGAAGTGATACAGCAAGCAAAACAATTACTGTTCAACCTGGAACCCCTGAAATACCGGTCATTGCTACAACCGACACAGCCTGCCTTGGGCAGAATTTTTATTATGTTGGAAAAGTGGAAGATGCCTCTTCGTATTTGTGGACACTCGGTTCGGGAGGTACTGTTGTAGGAGGCTCAACGGATACTGTGTTACGAATAAATTGGAATCAAACTGGCTCCCACCTTATCAGTGTGGTGGCCAAAAATAGTTGTGGAACAAGTGCTGCGGCCACAAGAAATGTTGATGTAATTGAACCTGCAGTTTCTGATTTTAGCTGGAGCAATTCAGGTTTGACTGTTTCGTTTGTCAATTTGAGTACAAACTATAATTCTACTAAATGGTTCTATGGCAATGGCGATAGTTCTATGCTCGGAAATAATGATTACAAATACGCCAAAAGAGGTAAATTTACAGTAAGTCTTAACGCCTCTAATGTTTGCTCAGACAGCACTATTAAAAAGGAAATTGAAATTGATTTTGGGGCTTCGATTGCGAATGGACAACTTGACAAATTTCAAATAGTCCCGAACCCTGTTTCCGGATATTTTCTTTTAAAATCTGAAGCAAGAATTTTGGAAATAGAGGTTTTTGATGAATTGGGTAAAAAAGTATTTAAGTGCGAAGAGTATCAGAATCAATCTATAGAAACAAAGAGCTGGAATGCAGGAATTTACGTGTTACGAATAATATCGGAAGAAGGAATTCATAACCTGAAGTTGGTGGTGGAGTAG
- the purK gene encoding 5-(carboxyamino)imidazole ribonucleotide synthase translates to MTQPFKKRIGIIGGGQLGKMLAEAGMPLNIEYNILESSTDAPAARYATTFIKGNLTDGKKIRELAKISDVLTFEIEHIDVETLLELEKAGKEIIPSPRVLSIIKDKGVQKSFYEKHQLATSAFLICDVEDAPKQDLNQFGGDKIVVKSCTGGYDGKGVAILNKTDVEEGGAASIFSGEVVLEEFVENAIELSVIVAQNSDGQTKTYPAVEMVFDPKINLVDYLFSPSKQPNSVIDEAEKLALKAVEALSGAGVFAVELFVDSHHRCFINEIAPRPHNSGHHTIEANITSQYEQLNRILLGLPLGETTLLSPAVMTNLLGSEGVSGQYELDGLEELAQTPGAYLHWYNKSETKPGRKMGHFTVLDKDLEKAIQKSIHLKELLKTVAQ, encoded by the coding sequence ATGACACAACCCTTTAAAAAAAGAATAGGAATAATTGGCGGTGGCCAGCTTGGCAAAATGCTTGCCGAAGCAGGAATGCCATTGAACATAGAATACAATATTCTTGAATCATCAACAGATGCTCCGGCTGCCCGATATGCTACCACATTTATAAAAGGCAACCTTACGGATGGTAAAAAAATCAGAGAATTGGCCAAAATCAGCGATGTTCTTACATTTGAAATTGAGCATATCGATGTGGAAACCTTGTTAGAATTGGAGAAAGCTGGAAAAGAAATTATTCCTTCACCCCGTGTGCTATCCATTATTAAAGACAAAGGCGTTCAAAAATCTTTTTATGAAAAGCATCAATTGGCCACCTCCGCTTTTTTAATTTGTGATGTGGAGGATGCACCAAAACAGGATTTAAATCAATTTGGTGGTGACAAAATTGTGGTAAAAAGCTGCACGGGCGGTTATGATGGAAAAGGCGTTGCCATTCTAAATAAAACTGATGTTGAAGAGGGCGGTGCAGCTTCTATATTTAGTGGGGAAGTTGTATTGGAAGAATTTGTTGAAAATGCCATAGAGCTTTCTGTAATTGTAGCCCAAAACTCGGACGGACAAACAAAAACTTATCCCGCCGTAGAAATGGTTTTCGACCCAAAGATCAATCTTGTTGATTATTTATTTTCTCCATCAAAACAGCCAAATTCAGTTATTGATGAAGCCGAAAAACTTGCCCTAAAGGCTGTTGAAGCCCTTTCAGGAGCCGGTGTTTTTGCAGTTGAACTTTTTGTGGATAGCCATCACCGATGTTTTATTAATGAAATCGCACCTCGTCCGCACAACTCCGGTCATCACACCATCGAGGCAAATATTACCTCTCAATACGAACAACTCAATCGTATTTTATTGGGTCTTCCACTTGGCGAAACTACTCTTTTATCTCCGGCAGTAATGACAAACCTATTAGGCAGCGAGGGCGTATCGGGGCAATACGAATTAGATGGTTTGGAAGAATTGGCTCAAACACCCGGAGCATATTTGCACTGGTATAACAAATCTGAAACAAAACCCGGCAGAAAAATGGGGCATTTTACGGTATTAGATAAAGACTTGGAAAAAGCCATTCAAAAATCGATTCATCTAAAAGAGTTATTAAAAACCGTCGCTCAATAA
- the purE gene encoding 5-(carboxyamino)imidazole ribonucleotide mutase, with the protein MSIRIGIIMGSDSDLEVMSDAARALDELKLEYEITVVSAHRTPERLFEYAKGAINKGLKVIIAGAGGAAHLPGMIASLTPLPVIGVPVKSSTMSGIDSLYSIVQMPPGVPVATVAINGAKNAGILAAQILAIEEAEIMVRVQNYKESLEKMVIEKAEKLERVGYDSYLRNT; encoded by the coding sequence ATGTCGATTCGAATAGGTATAATAATGGGTTCGGACTCCGACTTGGAAGTAATGTCGGACGCTGCCAGAGCATTGGACGAGCTAAAGTTGGAATATGAAATAACAGTAGTTAGTGCACACAGAACTCCGGAAAGGCTTTTTGAGTATGCCAAAGGGGCAATAAACAAAGGCTTAAAAGTAATAATTGCCGGAGCTGGTGGTGCTGCTCATTTGCCCGGTATGATAGCTTCTTTAACCCCTCTTCCTGTTATTGGTGTTCCAGTAAAAAGTTCAACCATGAGCGGTATCGATTCTCTATACAGCATTGTGCAAATGCCTCCAGGTGTTCCGGTGGCAACGGTGGCCATTAATGGAGCAAAAAATGCAGGCATTTTGGCCGCTCAAATATTGGCTATTGAGGAAGCAGAAATCATGGTACGCGTTCAGAACTATAAAGAATCATTAGAAAAAATGGTAATAGAAAAAGCCGAAAAGTTGGAACGTGTTGGCTACGATTCGTATTTAAGAAACACATGA
- a CDS encoding DUF3109 family protein — MIIHQNTLISNDLFDEFFACDIQKCKGACCIEGDKGAPISTEEIKTIERILPLVLEELSDESIEHIKEENFYELDDDGEYVTTCLPDGKCCFVVEQPNGILSCGIENAFYKKKIDFLKPISCHLYPVRLKEFESYTALNYHQWYLCKDACSKGLSNQIKVFEFAESALRRKFGDEWYEELKQINNDLNR; from the coding sequence ATGATTATTCATCAAAACACGCTGATTAGTAATGATTTGTTTGATGAATTTTTTGCATGCGATATTCAAAAATGCAAAGGAGCTTGTTGCATCGAAGGGGATAAAGGGGCTCCCATTTCTACCGAAGAAATAAAAACCATCGAAAGAATTTTACCGCTCGTTTTGGAAGAACTTTCTGATGAAAGTATCGAACATATTAAGGAAGAAAATTTTTATGAATTGGATGACGATGGAGAGTATGTTACTACCTGCTTGCCTGATGGCAAATGCTGTTTTGTAGTGGAACAACCTAACGGAATTCTTTCATGTGGCATTGAGAACGCATTTTATAAAAAGAAAATTGACTTTTTAAAACCAATAAGCTGTCATCTTTACCCCGTAAGGCTTAAAGAATTTGAGTCATACACGGCGTTAAACTATCATCAGTGGTATTTGTGCAAGGATGCTTGCTCGAAGGGTTTATCAAATCAAATTAAGGTTTTTGAATTTGCCGAATCCGCCCTTCGTCGAAAATTTGGGGATGAGTGGTATGAGGAGCTAAAGCAAATCAACAATGATTTGAATCGTTAA
- a CDS encoding TonB-dependent receptor codes for MASASGSPREVFGFLIDAQTDEPVQNALIVDLANQNNRVLSDSTGRFRLRVEGTQFEISHIYYDKMVVDVQGFENGSKLKMSVGEGLLLDVAVVGADKTSKTMKEQLVSVESIKPSLIQQKNPIQMDEIVNQVPGVMINDGQINIRNGAGWSYGAGTRALLLVDGMPLISGDAGSVLWSFVSTDNIGQMEVVKGASSVLYGSSALNGIINIRTLWPKAKPQTMVSLFSGVYNDAKRDGLNWTNKSLTSNGLRITDSRRKGKNDFVSSLEIIDDKGYRFGDFDKRAHLGLDYRRRFNYQTYLGFRGHFLTTENGSFLLWKSYDSGYNALNDNFSKTQGIKYRIDPFFKYYGKKGWNHDLKLRVLGIINNVDNGNVNNNQSNQSQSTYFEYQGDKKLMNWITITYGTLFTKTKTDSPLFLGVQTASNRAFYGQMDLKFKRINITVGRRKEKYVLNDYEEKKPVTRAGFNWAITKATFLRFSYGQGYRFPTIGESYITTNVGLLKIYSNPTLQSETGDNVEFGIKQGYKIKKTNGYLDVALFSMHYQNMMEFTFGQWSHDISFQNGFGLGFKSVNTGNTTIKGLDLSLVGETSVKSGKIKWLTGYTSSLPTIDDAHNIFSTDSTGKKLSYFSTSTDTSGVLKYRSRKLFKSDIVFEGKRFEIGYSIRYNSRIENIDSVFVMDFFTTLVTGGIDKGLALNPKGNWIMDARFAYKINKKYRIAVIVNNFTNKEYMLRPADIAAPRLVMLQLKATF; via the coding sequence TTGGCCTCTGCATCGGGTTCTCCACGAGAAGTATTTGGCTTTTTGATTGATGCTCAAACCGACGAACCAGTTCAGAATGCACTGATTGTTGATTTAGCAAATCAAAATAATAGGGTGTTAAGCGATTCAACCGGAAGATTTCGACTCAGAGTGGAGGGAACGCAGTTTGAAATAAGCCATATTTATTATGATAAAATGGTTGTCGATGTGCAAGGTTTTGAAAACGGTAGTAAACTGAAAATGAGTGTGGGAGAGGGGTTGCTGTTGGATGTGGCGGTGGTGGGAGCCGATAAAACCAGTAAAACAATGAAAGAGCAATTAGTTTCGGTTGAGAGCATAAAACCATCGTTGATTCAACAAAAAAACCCTATTCAGATGGATGAAATTGTCAATCAGGTGCCTGGAGTAATGATAAACGATGGACAAATAAACATTAGGAATGGGGCAGGATGGAGCTATGGTGCAGGCACAAGAGCGTTGCTTTTGGTTGACGGAATGCCATTAATAAGTGGAGATGCAGGCAGCGTTTTGTGGAGTTTTGTTTCTACCGACAACATTGGCCAAATGGAAGTTGTAAAAGGGGCAAGCTCGGTTTTGTATGGCTCTTCTGCTTTAAATGGAATAATAAATATCCGAACACTTTGGCCAAAAGCTAAACCTCAAACTATGGTAAGTTTGTTTTCGGGAGTTTATAATGATGCCAAACGAGATGGTTTAAACTGGACAAATAAAAGCCTAACCAGCAATGGCCTTCGAATTACAGATTCAAGAAGAAAAGGAAAAAATGATTTTGTGTCTTCGCTCGAAATTATTGATGATAAAGGGTATCGTTTTGGCGATTTTGATAAAAGGGCTCATTTGGGGCTTGACTATAGAAGACGTTTCAATTACCAAACCTACTTGGGATTTAGGGGTCATTTTCTAACAACCGAAAATGGTTCGTTTTTGCTTTGGAAAAGCTATGATAGCGGCTATAATGCTCTTAATGACAACTTCAGTAAAACTCAAGGAATAAAATATCGGATAGACCCATTTTTTAAATACTACGGAAAAAAAGGTTGGAATCATGATTTAAAACTTCGAGTGTTGGGAATTATTAATAATGTGGACAATGGCAATGTAAACAACAATCAATCGAACCAAAGTCAAAGCACATACTTCGAATATCAAGGCGACAAAAAGCTGATGAATTGGATTACCATTACGTATGGAACACTTTTTACAAAAACAAAAACAGACTCACCCTTATTTTTAGGAGTGCAAACTGCTTCTAATAGAGCGTTTTATGGGCAAATGGATTTAAAGTTTAAACGAATCAATATTACCGTTGGTAGAAGAAAAGAAAAATATGTTTTGAATGATTATGAAGAAAAAAAACCGGTTACCAGAGCTGGTTTTAATTGGGCAATAACCAAGGCTACTTTTTTGAGATTTTCGTATGGTCAAGGCTATCGATTTCCGACTATTGGTGAGTCCTATATCACTACGAATGTAGGTTTGTTAAAAATTTATTCGAATCCTACTTTGCAATCAGAAACAGGAGATAATGTTGAATTTGGTATCAAACAAGGCTACAAAATAAAAAAAACCAATGGTTATTTAGATGTGGCTTTGTTCAGTATGCACTATCAAAATATGATGGAATTTACTTTCGGCCAATGGTCGCATGATATTTCATTTCAAAACGGGTTTGGTCTTGGGTTCAAGTCTGTCAACACTGGAAACACAACTATTAAAGGCTTGGATTTGAGTCTTGTGGGTGAGACAAGTGTGAAGTCAGGGAAAATAAAGTGGCTGACCGGATACACGAGTAGTTTGCCGACAATTGATGATGCCCATAATATTTTTTCTACCGATAGCACAGGCAAAAAACTATCTTATTTTTCGACGAGTACTGATACTTCTGGGGTTTTAAAATACAGAAGCCGAAAACTCTTTAAATCGGATATAGTATTTGAAGGCAAACGTTTTGAAATAGGTTATTCCATTAGATACAACAGCCGAATTGAGAATATTGATAGCGTATTTGTGATGGATTTTTTTACCACACTTGTGACTGGTGGCATTGACAAAGGTTTAGCGTTGAACCCAAAGGGAAATTGGATTATGGATGCTCGTTTTGCGTACAAAATCAACAAAAAGTATCGAATAGCAGTAATTGTAAATAACTTTACAAACAAAGAATACATGCTTCGTCCTGCTGATATTGCTGCTCCAAGATTGGTAATGCTTCAGTTAAAAGCCACTTTTTAA
- a CDS encoding T9SS type A sorting domain-containing protein, with protein sequence MKRFVFFLSILVSLNNLNAQDCTPDQSITSPGFHPKTIEPAYVETDYKQVLQIRVFADTTVVMNGNPIYATIDSIKVKEILGLPSGFYYTCSRKGCSFIPDSTGCATMQGNAKKGQGGFYPIGVSIRVYAKAFGSISQTLDDTVNQFTLEVMDESGIAGFKNAPFSIYPNPSNGLININKLVGEQIKAVDCFDNFGKKVNYEVVNNQITILNNTPGLYHLRVEFTNGEVGTQKILIQ encoded by the coding sequence ATGAAACGATTTGTATTTTTTCTATCGATTTTGGTTTCGTTGAACAACCTAAATGCCCAAGACTGCACTCCCGACCAAAGTATCACCTCTCCGGGTTTTCATCCAAAGACTATTGAGCCGGCTTATGTAGAAACCGATTACAAGCAAGTTTTACAAATCAGAGTTTTTGCTGATACAACTGTGGTAATGAATGGCAACCCTATTTACGCAACTATTGACTCAATAAAAGTAAAAGAAATTTTGGGTTTGCCCAGTGGGTTTTATTACACCTGTTCTCGCAAAGGTTGTAGCTTTATTCCTGACTCAACTGGATGTGCTACCATGCAAGGCAATGCTAAAAAAGGGCAAGGCGGATTCTACCCGATTGGGGTTTCTATAAGGGTATATGCAAAAGCCTTTGGAAGTATCAGTCAAACACTTGATGATACAGTAAACCAATTTACTCTTGAGGTTATGGATGAGTCTGGAATTGCTGGATTTAAAAACGCCCCATTTTCTATTTACCCAAATCCATCAAATGGTTTGATAAACATTAACAAGCTAGTTGGTGAACAAATTAAGGCAGTGGACTGTTTTGATAACTTTGGCAAAAAGGTAAATTATGAAGTTGTGAATAATCAAATTACCATTTTGAACAACACACCTGGACTCTACCATTTAAGAGTAGAATTTACCAATGGGGAAGTAGGCACACAAAAAATTCTGATTCAATAA
- the mnmA gene encoding tRNA 2-thiouridine(34) synthase MnmA, with translation MAKVVVGLSGGVDSSVAAALLIEQGHEVIGVFMKNWHDSEVTISDDCPWEEDSNDALVVAEKLGIPFQTLDLSETYKKRIVDYMFREYEAGRTPNPDVLCNREIKFDVFLEAALSLGADFVATGHYCQKNETTLDGKIIYHLIAGADQSKDQSYFLCQVNQHQLSRALFPIGHLEKKEVRKIAEEKGLITANKKDSQGLCFIGKVRLPDFLQQQLKPKPGNIVEIAENSEIYQNHTDTFLPYDYSETDGKIVGKHQGAHFYTIGQRKGLGVGGKVEPLFVIATNVDTNTIYVGMGENHPGLLRLGLKIENSEIHWVRPDLSLSSGNKMSVLCRIRYRQDLQKATLFKNDYDLKITFDEPQRAIAPGQFAAWYLGDELIGSGVIS, from the coding sequence ATGGCGAAGGTAGTTGTTGGTTTATCGGGGGGAGTTGATTCGTCGGTTGCGGCTGCCTTATTAATTGAGCAAGGGCACGAAGTAATTGGAGTATTCATGAAGAATTGGCACGATTCGGAAGTGACTATCAGTGATGATTGCCCGTGGGAGGAGGACAGTAACGATGCATTGGTGGTTGCCGAAAAGTTAGGCATTCCTTTCCAAACTCTCGATTTAAGCGAAACATATAAAAAACGGATTGTGGACTATATGTTTCGTGAATATGAGGCAGGCCGAACACCAAACCCTGATGTTTTGTGCAACCGAGAAATTAAATTTGATGTATTTTTAGAAGCCGCTTTATCCTTAGGAGCCGACTTTGTGGCCACGGGCCATTATTGCCAAAAAAATGAAACTACGTTAGACGGCAAAATCATTTATCATTTAATAGCCGGTGCAGACCAATCCAAAGACCAAAGTTATTTTTTGTGTCAGGTAAATCAACATCAACTTTCAAGAGCATTGTTTCCAATTGGCCATTTAGAAAAAAAAGAAGTTCGGAAAATTGCAGAAGAAAAAGGTCTAATTACGGCAAATAAAAAAGACTCGCAAGGACTGTGTTTTATAGGTAAGGTTCGATTGCCAGACTTTTTGCAACAACAGTTAAAACCAAAACCCGGAAACATTGTAGAAATAGCTGAAAATTCAGAAATATATCAAAACCACACAGATACATTTTTACCCTATGATTATTCAGAAACCGACGGAAAAATAGTTGGTAAGCATCAGGGTGCTCATTTTTATACCATTGGGCAAAGAAAAGGATTGGGGGTTGGTGGAAAAGTTGAGCCACTATTTGTTATTGCCACCAACGTAGATACCAACACCATTTATGTTGGCATGGGAGAAAACCATCCAGGCCTTTTGCGTTTGGGATTAAAAATAGAAAATTCTGAAATACATTGGGTTCGCCCTGATCTGTCCTTAAGTTCCGGTAATAAAATGTCTGTACTTTGTCGCATCAGATACCGACAAGATTTGCAAAAAGCAACACTTTTTAAAAACGACTATGACTTAAAAATAACCTTTGATGAACCACAAAGAGCCATCGCTCCGGGACAATTTGCCGCATGGTATTTAGGGGATGAACTTATAGGAAGTGGGGTTATTTCGTAA